A stretch of the Arachis stenosperma cultivar V10309 chromosome 6, arast.V10309.gnm1.PFL2, whole genome shotgun sequence genome encodes the following:
- the LOC130935130 gene encoding uncharacterized protein LOC130935130: protein MCEAETKMAMPLSNTPSKPTTQPQFVPYTPENPSRPTQEQGSRTRDYSTCFNCGKKGHWYRQCPLALHSNGSSPIPDNIYCRCGYGFCLVKTSKSTKNFGKKFYVCPIKEGKQCKGFIGFCNEPPRDEEYFDPPPYKYPVCECGAGVCAKERDPNADRKFRFLCPVQPGHGNCGFIVTEDELRGKQRIRGLSGSGELLVDYPESMTAMDISEAPSLNAIPEVPLGDDTSPKATPPRQVGLNEFEVIDDDLDAEDVNWDDFDKEAESFRSRFATGLTCRQNLFGNNSFNDAIGDNAPPTGTFTSYDEISDSEHPTAGDSPPECNQSTVTSLNEDAQLSSRGSDTTVLGQISGDDVMQTEVPGGVSAMLTVTQGTKRKLMSEAERRKKMVSYMLREFLTEIEDLDIHDHDSIRVAVDGCFKILQELVLTADYKLFSDHVWDYINNVSAIAEIDKSMENRLTLGESNRIIEEEKTKLAQIQEETVETEAMFIACNLKGEMLREEVLRMKAELHEKQNQLKSCELESATIESRLGDLKRRRLEADTKLMGRVEEAESARRLNEERQLKQMAAMAALEKLKHQLQN, encoded by the exons atgtgtGAAGCAGAAACTAAAATGGCCATGCCTCTTTCTAACACACCATCAAAACCCACAACCCAACCTCAATTTGTTCCATACACTCCTGAAAACCCATCTCGACCCACCCAAGAACAGGGCTCAAGAACACGAGATTACTCAACGTGCTTCAATTGTGGCAAGAAAGGTCACTGGTACAGACAATGTCCTCTTGCTCTTCACAGTAACGGTTCCTCCCCGATCCCCGATAACATATATTGCCGCTGTGGGTACGGATTCTGCTTGGTGAAGACTTCAAAGTCTACTAAGAACTTCGGAAAGAAGTTCTATGTTTGCCCAATCAAAGAG GGGAAACAGTGTAAAGGGTTTATTGGATTCTGTAATGAACCACCTAGGGATGAAGAATACTTTGATCCTCCGCCGTATAAGTACCCTGTTTGTGAGTGCGGTGCAGGGGTTTGTGCAAAAGAGAGGGACCCCAATGCTGATAGAAAGTTCCGTTTTCTTTGTCCTGTTCAACCG GGACATGGAAACTGTGGATTCATTGTGACAGAGGATGAACTGCGTGGTAAGCAGCGAATTAGGGGCTTGAGTGGGAGTGGTGAATTACTTGTCGATTATCCGGAAAGCATGACAGCGATGGACATTTCTGAGGCTCCCTCCTTGAACGCCATACCTGAGGTTCCACTGGGTGACGATACATCTCCAAAGGCAACCCCTCCAAGACAAGTTGGTTTAAACGAATTTGAGGTTATTGATGATGATCTTGATGCGGAAGATGTGAACTGGGATGACTTTGACAAGGAAGCGGAGTCATTCCGGTCAAGATTTGCAACAGGGCTAACTTGCCGACAAAATCTTTTCGGCAACAACAGTTTCAATGATGCTATTGGTGATAATGCACCACCAACAG GCACTTTCACATCCTATGATGAGATCTCTGATTCTGAACACCCAACTGCCGGCGATAGTCCTCCTGAATGCAATCAGTCTACCGTCACTAGCCTTAATGAAGACGCACAACTTTCTTCAAGAGGTAGCGATACTACGGTTTTGGGTCAGATTTCCGGAGATGATGTTATGCAAACTGAGGTTCCTGGAGGTGTTAGTGCTATGCTAACAGTGACACAAGGCACCAAACGGAAGCTAATGTCGGAGGccgaaagaagaaagaaaatggtGTCATATATGCTTCGTGAGTTTCTTACAGAAATCGAGGACCTGGATATTCATGATCATGACTCTATTAGAGTAGCGGTGGATGGCTGTTTTAAGATATTGCAGGAGCTTGTTCTTACTGCTGACTATAAGCTCTTTTCTGACCATGTTTGGGACTATATCAATAATGTTTCAGCCATAGCAGAAATCGACAAGTCCATGGAGAATCGCCTCACTCTGGGCGAATCCAATCGAATTATCGAAGAGGAGAAAACGAAGCTGGCACAGATCCAGGAAGAAACTGTCGAGACCGAGGCCATGTTCATAGCATGTAACTTGAAAGGGGAAATGCTTCGTGAAGAAGTCTTGCGTATGAAGGCCGAGCTCCACGAGAAGCAGAACCAACTGAAATCTTGTGAACTGGAGAGCGCGACGATCGAGTCTCGTCTTGGTGACTTAAAGAGAAGAAGGCTGGAAGCTGACACAAAATTGATGGGCAGAGTTGAGGAAGCTGAATCCGCAAGGAGACTCAATGAGGAGAGACAACTGAAGCAAATGGCAGCTATGGCAGCTCTGGAGAAGCTCAAGCATCAATTACAAAACTGA